The proteins below are encoded in one region of Deltaproteobacteria bacterium:
- the glpK gene encoding glycerol kinase GlpK — protein sequence MPSRRFIAAIDQGTTSSRCMIFDRLGTVLARAQKEHAQIYPQPGWVEHDPQEIWRNVQEVIAGALQQGRMPASDLAAVGVTNQRETTVVWDRTTGEPACNAIVWQDTRTAEICKRLAAVGGQEQLRRKVGLPLATYFSGPKLRWILENVPEAAEKAAAGQLLFGTIDSWLIWNLTGGRQGGVHVTDVSNASRTMLMNLETLAWDEDVLRLMGIPRAMLPTITSSSEVYGEAHGLLAGVPVAGDLGDQQAALFGQVCFASGEAKNTYGTGCFMLLNTGTQIVHSRSGLLTTVAYRLGQQKAHYALEGSIAIAGAAVQWLRDNLGIIERSADIEALAGTVEDNGGVFFVPAFSGLFAPYWRDDARGVIVGLSGYANKGHLARAALEATAFQTREVLDAMNADAGMPLPSLKVDGGMVGNALLMQFQADILGVPVIRTAMSEITSLGAAYTAGLAVGFWKTEDELRANWSQDREWQPAFAPTERERRYRDWKRAVTRTFDWVTH from the coding sequence ATGCCCTCCCGTCGCTTCATTGCCGCCATCGACCAAGGCACGACGAGTTCTCGTTGCATGATCTTTGATCGACTCGGAACCGTGCTGGCGCGTGCCCAGAAGGAACACGCGCAAATCTATCCTCAGCCCGGTTGGGTGGAGCATGACCCGCAAGAGATCTGGCGCAACGTACAAGAGGTGATCGCTGGCGCTTTGCAGCAAGGACGCATGCCGGCGAGCGATCTCGCTGCCGTTGGAGTCACGAATCAGCGCGAGACCACGGTCGTCTGGGATCGCACCACTGGCGAGCCGGCCTGCAACGCGATTGTCTGGCAAGACACTCGCACCGCCGAGATCTGTAAGCGATTGGCCGCCGTCGGTGGACAAGAGCAACTGCGCCGCAAAGTGGGACTACCGCTGGCCACCTATTTTTCTGGACCGAAACTGCGCTGGATTTTAGAGAACGTGCCCGAAGCGGCGGAGAAAGCTGCCGCCGGGCAATTGTTGTTCGGTACTATCGATTCGTGGTTGATCTGGAATTTGACCGGAGGACGGCAGGGCGGCGTCCATGTAACGGATGTGTCCAATGCCAGCCGTACCATGCTCATGAATCTGGAGACCCTGGCCTGGGACGAGGATGTCCTGCGGCTCATGGGCATTCCTCGCGCCATGTTGCCGACGATCACGTCTTCAAGCGAGGTGTACGGAGAGGCGCACGGCCTGTTGGCTGGCGTTCCCGTCGCCGGCGATTTAGGCGATCAGCAAGCTGCGCTGTTCGGTCAGGTGTGTTTCGCCTCGGGGGAAGCCAAAAATACCTACGGTACCGGCTGCTTCATGCTGCTGAATACCGGAACGCAGATTGTCCACTCCAGGAGTGGCTTGCTGACCACCGTTGCCTATCGGTTAGGGCAGCAAAAAGCTCACTATGCCTTGGAAGGTTCGATTGCTATCGCCGGGGCGGCAGTGCAGTGGCTGCGCGACAATTTGGGGATCATCGAACGGTCGGCGGATATCGAGGCGCTGGCGGGTACGGTCGAGGACAACGGCGGGGTATTTTTCGTCCCAGCGTTTTCCGGCTTGTTCGCTCCCTATTGGCGCGACGATGCGCGCGGAGTGATCGTGGGCCTGAGCGGATATGCGAACAAAGGGCACTTGGCTCGCGCCGCGCTGGAAGCGACGGCATTTCAAACGCGCGAAGTTTTGGACGCGATGAACGCCGATGCCGGTATGCCTTTGCCGTCGCTCAAAGTGGATGGTGGCATGGTGGGCAACGCCTTGCTCATGCAGTTTCAGGCCGACATTCTCGGCGTACCGGTGATTCGCACGGCGATGTCCGAAATCACCTCGCTTGGCGCGGCATATACCGCTGGGCTAGCCGTGGGTTTCTGGAAAACGGAAGACGAATTGCGAGCCAACTGGTCGCAAGACCGGGAATGGCAACCTGCTTTTGCGCCGACAGAACGCGAACGTCGCTATCGCGATTGGAAGCGCGCTGTCACCCGCACGTTCGATTGGGTGACGCACTAA